A segment of the Necator americanus strain Aroian chromosome IV, whole genome shotgun sequence genome:
tTCGCTTTCAATGACCTCTATAAATCGGTTCTTCTCGAAAACGTGAATCGCAATGAGGTATTACTAAATTGCGATATTGCGATATGCATATCATATTTGCTCACTCCTTACTCTCCAAATTAATTATCTTAGgaatcttatttttcttccaacttagaatttttggaagtacACCTTTCGGTCCTTAGCAGCCGGCGGCTGTGCAGGTTCTACAACTCTTTGTTTCGTATACCCTCTTGATTTTATACGAACTCGATTGTCTGTTGATGTGGGTACCCATAAAGCAAATAGGGACTACACggtaccacttttttcttttgtagtgTCCATCATCAATCTTAATATTCACTCTGCAGGGCTTTGTggattgcttgaaaaaaaccGTCAAGTCTGATGGTGTTGTAGGACTATACCGAGGATTCTTCATTTCCATTCAGGTATTCGAAACTTAAGTTTTATATTTCAgtgtacttttatttttatagcgTTCACTCGCGCCCCCTTTACCTTAGCAATAGCTAAAAACTCTGCCTCTGCTCCCTCGGTACCTGAGGCGAATAATATCTTTTGTTGTAGCTGCCGTTCAGTCCGTGATTGTGTTCACCCATAAAAACCGCATTGGAGTACGTCAATACAATTGTACAGAAATTTACGTACAGTTTGGACATGTCACTTGCTCGATTTCAAAACtccactcaaaaaaaaacacagtttAGTGATTGATTGAACTTTTTTCAGACATATTTTATCTACCGTGCTGTTTACTTTGGTATGTACGACACAATAAGACAGTTCGTCCAAGAGGATAAGAGAAATCTACATTTCGTTAGTTCGTTCTTCATTGCCCAGGTGagtttttatttgtctttCTCTTTGTAGATATGGTAATACTAATATCCACTTTTATCGTGGTTCCGGCTTTTATTATATAGTTACTTagttattataatataatattaggtAATAATATtcatattaataattattttaaataactGTGACGTCTTGCTTCTCATGAACTGTTGATCCATCATATGTTTTCTGTATCAGGGTGTTTCTATATGTTCTGCATATCTGACTTACCCCTGGGATACTGTTCGCAGAAGGATGATGATAAAAGGAACATTGAGCACTGGTCGAGCTTTCGCTGCAGCAAAACGTATCGTTGCTGAAGAAGGAGTACGAGGATTATTCAAAGGAGCTCTTGCTAATATCTTCaggtgtttttatcttccgtAGCGTAATATTTATAGTTCATTTATGGACATAATTTTCTATTACAGTATTACATAAATTTGGATTTCTCGCAGAAAAAAGACCGCTTTTTATAGTCTTACTTGTTATTAGGATTTTGAAGCGCATGTTTAGAATTTCCATTCCAAAGAGATCGGAGCACCggttccgactatcgcatATATGAAATCTAGTCATCGAAAAGAGGTTGCGGTTGATTGCATACATATTCATTGTTATCATGCTTATGCTTAGTTATTGTGcttattcttctttcattttgtacTCACCATCTTCACCTTTGCTccaacttttttgtttcgataAAATAATCTTTCACAGAAAGTTCATAATATTCGTTTTAGGAGTAGCGGTGGAGCCCTTGTCATGGCGATATATGAGGAGATACAAAAGCACCTGTGAGCTCGCAAGAATGCATATTTCTTTACCGAAGCTTTACACTTCTTAACACTTGTTCGAATTGTTGAACCCTTCCTCATTGTTGTTTCTCTAGTCACAGATCCTATCTTGTAGTGCTGTTTTACCTCGGTAAGTTTTACGATTCTGCCTTAAGTTTTGATCGTACAACGATCTGTGATATTATGTTACTAGtgcatttatttctataatattGTTTCTTCTCGAAGAACTTTAAACCTACCCAGAGGATTGATATCATATTCGATAAGTTTTCAATCTTTTAATTCAATCTCCTCAGTGAACGTGGTCTCCAGTGCTCAATAATGCAGTGCTTTGTATTTGTTTGAGATTCTGCCATGTTTTGGAAT
Coding sequences within it:
- a CDS encoding hypothetical protein (NECATOR_CHRIV.G16007.T1) — protein: MPRSVRRRDPSDVGKFATDLAVGGVSAAVSKTVVAPIERVKLLLQVQYSHKSIAANDRYKGIVDAFIRVPKEQGFFSFWRGNFTNVMRYFPTQALNFAFNDLYKSVLLENVNRNENFWKYTFRSLAAGGCAGSTTLCFVYPLDFIRTRLSVDVGTHKANRDYTGFVDCLKKTVKSDGVVGLYRGFFISIQTYFIYRAVYFGMYDTIRQFVQEDKRNLHFVSSFFIAQGVSICSAYLTYPWDTVRRRMMIKGTLSTGRAFAAAKRIVAEEGVRGLFKGALANIFRSSGGALVMAIYEEIQKHL